Proteins from a genomic interval of Treponema succinifaciens DSM 2489:
- a CDS encoding DUF3781 domain-containing protein, producing MNKSCHTDLSIVRIKRNLCFLTNDIVSWCK from the coding sequence TTGAATAAAAGTTGCCACACGGATTTGAGCATTGTCCGCATAAAACGGAATCTTTGTTTTTTAACCAACGACATTGTCAGCTGGTGCAAATAA
- a CDS encoding type II toxin-antitoxin system RelB/DinJ family antitoxin, with protein sequence MANLTITLDDQDKKDISSFCEQVGMTVSGLYNVFTKQVLREGRIPFDVAVDRPNRKTIKAMKEGDRIANDPNVKGYSFNEFVEEMKKW encoded by the coding sequence ATGGCAAACTTGACAATCACTTTGGATGACCAGGACAAAAAAGACATCTCATCATTCTGCGAGCAGGTCGGAATGACTGTTTCAGGGCTTTACAACGTTTTTACAAAACAAGTTCTCCGCGAAGGACGGATTCCGTTCGACGTAGCCGTTGACCGCCCTAACCGCAAGACAATCAAGGCAATGAAAGAAGGCGACAGAATTGCGAACGACCCGAATGTGAAAGGATACTCATTTAATGAATTTGTCGAGGAGATGAAAAAATGGTAG
- a CDS encoding helix-turn-helix domain-containing protein: protein MDLQDTFISNLKRFRKEQNMTQEKLAELCKTDTSYIGQIETKKRFPSLSFVERIAASLKVEPYRLYMPQDSSNDSVSVEELKLIESEILRALKTDIKKIVKKHGL, encoded by the coding sequence ATGGATTTACAAGACACATTTATTAGCAATCTGAAAAGATTCCGCAAAGAACAGAACATGACGCAGGAAAAACTTGCGGAACTTTGCAAGACAGACACTTCATACATTGGGCAGATTGAAACAAAGAAACGTTTTCCTTCTCTTTCGTTTGTTGAAAGAATCGCCGCCTCACTTAAAGTTGAGCCTTACAGACTTTATATGCCGCAAGACTCAAGCAATGATTCTGTTTCTGTGGAAGAACTAAAGCTGATTGAATCTGAAATCCTGCGCGCATTAAAGACCGACATAAAAAAAATCGTAAAAAAGCACGGTCTGTAA
- a CDS encoding GNAT family N-acetyltransferase, whose translation MKLPITTGRLIIHRYAEKDLNDLYEYLCDEEIVRFEPYNALSFEETKKSLEWRISSDEIFAIELKSLQNDWKRLSWETRLRPAGRRRKTVIST comes from the coding sequence ATGAAGCTGCCAATTACAACCGGCCGCCTGATTATCCACAGATACGCAGAAAAGGATTTGAACGACCTTTACGAATATCTTTGTGATGAAGAAATCGTGCGTTTTGAACCTTATAATGCGCTCAGTTTTGAAGAAACAAAGAAAAGCCTTGAATGGCGGATTTCTTCCGATGAGATTTTTGCAATTGAACTGAAAAGCCTGCAAAATGATTGGAAACGTCTTTCTTGGGAAACGCGACTGCGACCCGCTGGACGACGACGAAAAACTGTAATTTCCACTTGA
- a CDS encoding SPOR domain-containing protein, producing the protein MKKLLLAFFACVASASIFAQNKKSAEIIKKEALKQETVLDSIDYLKHNLDFADTAADTRSLLYYTGTLQEQLGLYTDAGNSYAKAAGIAAHDASNMPKVTSEQLVLNAVRANLCAGNWETADSYLNSAVRNSKNETVSATVKLYSVWSELCKASSVPGADISDSLELLKAYSSMHSMKSVKAQVLFTLWHLTSARIYADELNREFPLSPESSVANGKSQIMRVPFWYFVPKENAASSSQNRYTENSKVPAKDSSVQPEISLSQKHPGKKQQLGLFKKKENADDCIRKAKEKGFDAYCYTETRSSGTTYFIVAVDENSSMTMGQKLKNAGIDCYTIE; encoded by the coding sequence ATGAAAAAATTATTGCTTGCATTTTTCGCCTGTGTTGCTTCCGCTTCTATTTTTGCGCAGAATAAAAAATCCGCGGAAATCATAAAAAAGGAAGCTCTAAAGCAGGAAACTGTTCTTGACTCAATTGACTATTTAAAGCATAACCTTGACTTTGCCGATACTGCCGCGGACACTCGTTCTCTTCTATATTATACCGGAACTTTGCAGGAACAGCTCGGACTTTATACCGACGCCGGAAATTCCTATGCAAAGGCAGCTGGCATTGCGGCGCATGATGCTTCAAATATGCCAAAGGTTACTTCTGAGCAACTTGTTCTGAATGCTGTGCGTGCGAATCTTTGCGCTGGCAACTGGGAAACTGCCGATTCTTACTTGAACAGCGCGGTCAGGAATTCCAAGAATGAAACTGTTTCCGCTACGGTCAAACTTTATTCTGTTTGGAGTGAACTTTGCAAGGCATCTTCTGTTCCCGGCGCGGACATTTCCGATTCCCTGGAGCTTTTAAAAGCATACAGTTCAATGCACTCCATGAAAAGTGTAAAGGCGCAGGTTCTTTTTACCTTATGGCATTTGACTTCAGCAAGAATTTATGCGGATGAACTTAACCGTGAATTTCCTTTAAGCCCGGAATCATCTGTTGCAAATGGAAAAAGCCAGATAATGCGCGTTCCGTTCTGGTACTTTGTGCCGAAAGAAAATGCCGCTTCATCTTCACAAAACCGTTACACTGAAAATTCAAAAGTGCCAGCGAAAGATTCTTCTGTTCAGCCTGAGATTTCTTTGTCGCAAAAACATCCCGGAAAAAAACAGCAGCTTGGTCTTTTTAAGAAAAAAGAAAACGCCGATGACTGCATAAGAAAAGCAAAAGAAAAAGGATTCGACGCATACTGCTACACAGAAACCCGCTCCAGTGGAACTACATATTTTATAGTCGCCGTGGACGAAAACTCCAGCATGACAATGGGGCAAAAACTAAAAAACGCCGGCATAGACTGTTATACGATTGAATAA
- a CDS encoding ankyrin repeat domain-containing protein: MSENAEKTDKKKASVVFENVKVYIEDRGKTYEYFMTDDIDVLFRKLNSLGYRNVKESDWRLNSSLAKSVRNKMTELGCRFSMTFSHGTSVLNFWAKNSTRPYFVNLDELLPLDSVLKRQMSRIKESITGTENFKKLAERNSWTPLMMAVMLNSRESAKEYIAEGFDVNCSDKDGITPLMIAVFNRNKEMVELLIKNGVDVNYCTNRGTSILLLAIMNNKDDLYTEIIKILRDAGARTDNICLNSKTPEAKLTFNQTLEYFISQFTLNGRGKPSLIYKNTSIGGEGGIDKRAFSKIRSQKNPNYHPKKNTVFLLALGMNLTVEQTEQLLFSAGYAFDEKNKFDMTIKDFIQKRNFRIEEIENALFEATGKYLGQKEDSEK, from the coding sequence ATGTCCGAGAATGCAGAAAAAACTGACAAGAAAAAAGCATCTGTTGTTTTTGAAAATGTGAAGGTTTACATTGAAGACCGCGGCAAAACCTATGAATATTTTATGACGGATGACATCGATGTTCTTTTCAGAAAACTCAATTCGCTTGGCTACCGCAATGTAAAAGAATCCGACTGGAGGCTAAACTCATCACTTGCAAAGTCTGTACGGAACAAAATGACCGAGCTTGGATGCCGTTTTTCAATGACATTTTCCCATGGCACAAGTGTCCTGAATTTCTGGGCAAAGAATTCAACTCGTCCTTATTTTGTTAATCTTGATGAGCTTCTTCCTCTTGATTCTGTGCTAAAAAGGCAAATGAGTCGCATAAAAGAAAGTATTACTGGAACTGAAAATTTTAAGAAGCTTGCAGAGCGGAATTCCTGGACTCCGCTGATGATGGCAGTGATGTTGAATTCGCGAGAGTCCGCAAAAGAATATATTGCAGAAGGATTCGATGTAAACTGTTCTGACAAAGATGGCATAACTCCACTTATGATTGCGGTTTTCAACAGAAACAAAGAGATGGTGGAGCTTCTTATAAAAAATGGCGTAGACGTGAATTACTGCACAAACCGTGGAACTTCAATTCTTCTTCTTGCAATTATGAACAACAAGGACGACCTCTATACCGAGATAATAAAAATACTGCGGGATGCGGGTGCGCGGACTGACAACATTTGCCTTAACTCAAAAACTCCAGAAGCAAAACTTACTTTCAATCAGACTTTGGAATATTTTATCTCGCAGTTCACTTTGAACGGACGAGGAAAGCCAAGCCTCATCTACAAGAACACGAGCATCGGCGGTGAGGGAGGAATTGACAAGCGGGCCTTCTCAAAAATCAGAAGCCAAAAAAATCCAAACTATCATCCCAAAAAGAACACTGTTTTTCTCCTTGCGCTCGGAATGAATCTGACTGTTGAGCAGACCGAGCAGCTTCTATTCAGCGCAGGCTATGCTTTTGACGAAAAAAACAAATTCGACATGACAATCAAGGATTTTATCCAAAAACGGAATTTCAGAATCGAAGAAATTGAAAATGCTTTGTTTGAAGCAACTGGAAAATATCTCGGACAAAAAGAAGACTCAGAAAAATAA
- a CDS encoding relaxase/mobilization nuclease domain-containing protein: protein MKSHSIKDIFSNRPTKESYEEDLYKVRKVPYKKDDMWRLSKLLAAKPTRVGRDDGGRFSGGGRGGALFLNSVNQRDQRVMFKVSHSSSMQAHDKYLSTYMSQENKNEVLDKPRLFGTENSEYESAKVPEHFKFIISPENQNVNLKVLASEFIRRVETMTGYKLLWQGAVHTDTAHRHAHICINGRDSNGKRVYFQPEMIKRTMRETLSYIATQMVGERTEQEIISAQKNLVVARRWTKLDEELEKYPGKISPHLLSPDMQNRLAFLSEMNLAVRKAGFYELKDDWKEVLVATGRYNTFFDEYQKSGGKLELYSGGGISGTVETVISFDKDESWNDALVIRSGESLVYVPVWQLKKDDLLGKSVEIKDGTRSLSRQVTDSSIRVVGTPRGIRNSGKRE, encoded by the coding sequence ATGAAATCCCATTCAATAAAAGATATTTTCTCCAACCGTCCGACAAAGGAGAGTTATGAGGAAGACCTATACAAGGTAAGAAAAGTTCCGTACAAGAAGGACGATATGTGGCGGCTCTCAAAGCTGCTTGCGGCAAAACCGACACGTGTCGGTCGTGATGACGGCGGAAGATTCTCAGGTGGCGGACGTGGCGGAGCATTGTTTTTAAATTCTGTAAATCAGCGAGACCAACGCGTGATGTTCAAGGTCTCTCACAGCTCCTCAATGCAGGCGCATGATAAATATCTTTCAACCTATATGTCGCAGGAAAACAAGAATGAAGTTCTGGACAAGCCAAGACTTTTCGGCACGGAAAACTCAGAGTACGAGTCTGCGAAAGTTCCCGAGCATTTCAAATTCATAATCTCGCCTGAAAATCAGAATGTGAACCTGAAAGTTCTTGCCTCCGAATTTATCAGGCGCGTTGAAACCATGACAGGCTATAAACTTTTGTGGCAGGGGGCAGTCCATACAGACACGGCGCACCGTCATGCGCACATCTGCATAAATGGCAGAGACAGTAATGGAAAGCGTGTCTATTTTCAGCCTGAGATGATAAAGCGAACAATGAGGGAGACCCTGTCATACATCGCGACGCAGATGGTCGGGGAAAGAACAGAGCAGGAAATTATTTCAGCGCAGAAGAATCTTGTTGTCGCAAGACGCTGGACGAAGCTAGACGAGGAGCTTGAAAAATATCCCGGCAAAATAAGCCCTCATCTTCTAAGCCCTGATATGCAGAACCGTCTTGCTTTTCTTTCGGAGATGAATCTTGCTGTCAGAAAAGCCGGATTCTACGAGCTTAAAGATGACTGGAAGGAAGTCCTTGTCGCGACCGGAAGATACAACACATTCTTTGACGAGTACCAGAAGTCAGGCGGAAAACTTGAGCTTTACTCAGGCGGCGGAATCAGCGGAACTGTCGAGACTGTAATCTCGTTTGACAAGGATGAAAGCTGGAACGATGCTCTTGTCATAAGAAGCGGAGAATCCCTTGTCTATGTTCCTGTCTGGCAGCTGAAGAAAGATGACCTTTTGGGAAAGTCAGTTGAGATAAAAGACGGAACAAGAAGCCTGTCGCGTCAGGTTACAGACTCAAGTATCCGTGTTGTGGGTACACCGAGAGGCATAAGAAATTCCGGTAAGCGTGAGTAA
- a CDS encoding DNA topoisomerase — protein sequence MLIIAEKPNVAKEFADALSCRKTGGIYSGKDTTITNCKGHLFNLEEPKHYTSEIFPIIPERFDYRENPKTSEQTKIVISLLKKHRNEEILIATDADREGEVIARECLLMAGITDFSRIKRFWVSQALTTEVIKDGIRNAKPLSEYNVLSAQGFARQHADWLVGMNFSRYISRAANTKLPVGRVQTAILNAISERCDAIKNFRSEKYFEHYGIFRPTRVGSGNTECTGIYFENNTTKFPDDSRSQKLKECIGKKAVLKEKREEEKSIEPPQLYNLNSAQKDAFKFFGYSANETLSIIQSLYDDLKCVSYPRTPSKVMGSGNVELCRNVFDELCKAYPKYRQLAASEDFSVSNKRCFNDKKLEAHHALIPLKALPENADEKQMNIYTLILERFMAAFLPEAKYIQQVYILEVGGNTFKISGKKTTESGWKNFTDILSDRHVSVQSKETESEEQSLDGIDWNSLVLSKTETKEKWTKPPKYFNEASILSFMENPKPDRHVSVHNEQNEKLTGLGTPATRHTFIPKLTANGYIELQNKNFICTRLGETLLSALRNSSLKQIADISATTQWEKELAENPETFEKKMKDFVRQAVSTEIKIDHIGITENEIKCPACGKPVKESAKNWFCTGYKDGCKFKSLWKETRGTKFAKSDIKALCEGKKTSLKKCMKKDSGNYECRFILNKENSWEIEPLFEKRNKK from the coding sequence ATGCTTATCATCGCAGAAAAACCGAATGTCGCAAAAGAATTTGCGGATGCACTCTCATGCAGGAAAACCGGCGGAATATATTCCGGAAAAGACACCACAATCACAAACTGCAAAGGACATCTGTTCAACCTTGAAGAGCCGAAACACTACACTTCCGAAATTTTTCCGATTATTCCAGAGAGATTCGATTACCGAGAAAATCCAAAGACATCGGAACAGACTAAAATTGTCATCAGCCTTCTGAAAAAGCACCGCAACGAGGAAATCCTGATTGCGACCGATGCAGACCGCGAGGGCGAAGTCATCGCAAGGGAATGTCTTCTGATGGCTGGAATCACAGACTTCAGCAGGATAAAAAGGTTCTGGGTATCGCAGGCTCTCACCACCGAGGTCATAAAAGATGGAATCAGGAATGCAAAGCCTCTGTCAGAATACAATGTGCTTTCCGCTCAGGGATTCGCACGGCAGCACGCAGACTGGCTTGTCGGAATGAATTTTTCAAGATACATAAGCCGCGCCGCAAACACAAAGCTTCCTGTCGGAAGAGTCCAGACGGCGATTCTAAACGCAATCTCGGAAAGGTGCGACGCAATAAAAAATTTCAGGAGCGAGAAATATTTTGAGCACTACGGAATTTTCCGACCGACACGTGTCGGTTCAGGGAACACCGAATGCACAGGAATTTATTTTGAAAACAACACAACAAAATTCCCCGATGATTCAAGAAGCCAGAAACTGAAAGAATGTATAGGAAAGAAAGCTGTCCTGAAAGAAAAAAGAGAAGAGGAAAAATCCATTGAGCCGCCGCAGCTCTACAACCTGAACTCAGCACAAAAAGATGCTTTCAAGTTTTTTGGGTACAGCGCAAACGAAACGCTTTCAATAATCCAATCGCTATACGACGACCTGAAATGCGTGTCCTATCCGCGAACTCCGTCCAAAGTGATGGGAAGCGGAAACGTGGAGCTTTGCCGCAATGTGTTTGACGAGCTTTGCAAAGCATATCCGAAATACAGGCAGCTTGCCGCAAGCGAGGATTTTTCCGTTTCAAACAAGAGGTGCTTCAACGACAAAAAACTCGAAGCCCACCATGCCCTGATTCCGCTGAAAGCCCTTCCTGAAAACGCAGACGAAAAACAGATGAACATCTACACGCTGATTCTTGAGCGTTTCATGGCAGCCTTCCTCCCGGAGGCAAAATATATCCAGCAGGTCTATATTCTTGAAGTCGGAGGAAACACATTCAAAATCTCCGGAAAAAAGACAACAGAATCAGGCTGGAAAAATTTTACTGATATATTGTCCGACCGACACGTGTCGGTCCAAAGCAAAGAAACTGAAAGCGAAGAACAAAGCCTTGACGGAATCGACTGGAACTCGCTTGTCCTTTCCAAAACAGAGACAAAGGAAAAATGGACAAAACCTCCGAAATATTTCAACGAGGCAAGCATTCTATCATTCATGGAAAATCCAAAGCCCGACCGACACGTGTCGGTTCATAATGAACAAAATGAAAAACTTACAGGACTTGGAACTCCGGCTACACGGCACACATTCATTCCTAAGCTCACTGCAAACGGATACATTGAACTCCAGAACAAAAATTTCATCTGCACAAGACTCGGCGAAACGCTCCTTTCCGCATTAAGAAATTCCTCATTGAAACAGATTGCCGACATATCAGCGACAACTCAATGGGAAAAAGAGCTTGCGGAAAATCCCGAAACCTTCGAGAAAAAAATGAAGGACTTTGTGAGGCAAGCTGTCAGCACGGAAATAAAAATCGACCACATAGGAATCACAGAGAATGAAATCAAATGTCCAGCCTGCGGAAAGCCTGTAAAAGAAAGTGCAAAAAACTGGTTCTGCACAGGCTACAAAGACGGCTGCAAATTCAAGTCGCTGTGGAAAGAAACACGAGGAACAAAATTCGCAAAGTCGGACATAAAGGCTTTATGCGAGGGGAAAAAGACATCACTCAAAAAATGCATGAAGAAAGACAGCGGAAACTATGAGTGCCGCTTTATTCTGAACAAAGAAAATTCATGGGAAATTGAACCACTGTTTGAAAAAAGAAATAAAAAATGA
- a CDS encoding IS30 family transposase, whose protein sequence is MKYTLEHVRNKHLTICERTLIQLRLKDGHTVYSIAKEIGCAYNTVKNEIRRGSKQIYRSRRLCYRADFGQKKYEANRIRCHRTGKFRECAQFIKHVEKNFSSPLKKWSVDATSGRLRAERIFTQKNSVCTKTLYNWIHKGLMEVKVSDLPESLRRKKHVSKNRTGKMRLGASIDSRSAEVATRKTFGHWEIDTVIGKKKGKNAVVLTLVERNTDFYITRKIPAKAASAVNSEIKQLLSDFGDRPEKIFKTLTSDRGLEFASLAELENESTKIYFAHPYSSYERGINERHNRILRRFIPKGADINKISEEELERIEDLINGLPRKRLGYKTPEELFNEQLDLIYRL, encoded by the coding sequence ATGAAATACACACTTGAACACGTCAGAAACAAGCACCTGACAATCTGCGAGCGCACGCTTATCCAGCTCAGACTCAAGGACGGACACACGGTCTATTCAATCGCAAAGGAAATCGGCTGCGCATACAACACAGTCAAGAATGAAATCAGAAGAGGCTCAAAGCAAATATACAGAAGCCGCCGCTTATGCTACCGTGCAGACTTCGGTCAGAAAAAATATGAGGCAAACCGCATAAGATGCCACAGAACCGGAAAATTCCGTGAATGCGCGCAGTTCATAAAACACGTTGAAAAGAATTTCTCAAGCCCCCTGAAAAAATGGTCTGTGGACGCTACGTCAGGAAGACTAAGAGCAGAAAGAATCTTCACACAAAAAAATTCAGTCTGCACAAAGACGCTTTACAACTGGATTCACAAGGGGCTTATGGAAGTCAAAGTTTCAGATCTGCCAGAAAGCCTCAGACGAAAAAAACACGTCTCAAAAAACAGAACAGGAAAGATGAGACTCGGAGCAAGCATTGACAGCAGGTCTGCGGAAGTCGCGACGCGGAAAACATTCGGGCACTGGGAAATAGACACGGTAATCGGAAAAAAGAAAGGAAAGAACGCTGTCGTCCTGACACTCGTCGAGCGCAACACGGATTTCTACATAACGCGGAAAATTCCAGCGAAAGCGGCCAGTGCGGTCAATTCGGAAATCAAGCAGTTGCTCTCAGACTTTGGAGATAGACCGGAGAAAATCTTCAAGACGCTGACATCCGACCGCGGACTTGAATTCGCCTCGCTTGCCGAGCTTGAAAATGAAAGCACAAAAATATACTTCGCACATCCATACTCGTCATACGAGAGAGGAATCAACGAGCGCCACAACCGGATTCTGAGACGCTTCATTCCAAAAGGCGCGGACATAAATAAAATTTCTGAAGAGGAGCTTGAGAGAATTGAAGACCTGATAAACGGACTGCCAAGAAAAAGACTAGGCTACAAAACACCAGAAGAACTTTTCAATGAGCAGCTAGACTTAATCTATAGACTTTGA
- a CDS encoding PIN domain-containing protein, translated as MTLIDTNVILRYLLDDIPEQADKAESVIKQGSFTLPEIIAEVVYVLTKLYKVPRNEIKSIVVPVFNEVEIQNKEIIVNALSIFSETSFDFVDCIIISRKKLLNETIFTFDKKLSAKLK; from the coding sequence ATGACTCTCATAGATACAAATGTTATTCTCCGCTATCTTTTGGATGATATTCCAGAACAGGCGGACAAAGCAGAATCTGTTATAAAGCAAGGTTCTTTTACTTTGCCAGAAATTATTGCCGAAGTTGTGTATGTGCTGACCAAGCTTTATAAAGTTCCTAGAAATGAAATAAAATCAATAGTTGTTCCTGTTTTTAATGAAGTTGAAATTCAGAATAAGGAAATTATTGTTAATGCGCTTTCTATTTTTTCCGAAACATCATTTGATTTTGTTGACTGCATTATAATTTCGAGAAAAAAACTTCTTAATGAAACTATTTTTACGTTTGATAAGAAACTTTCTGCAAAATTAAAATAA
- a CDS encoding glycine hydroxymethyltransferase, whose product MPTPLENYVKECGGKLNPAMTSYVANLQLVSDVAPEIAEDIVKELATQRRHLKLVASENYCSLNVQAAMGNLLTDKYAEGFPEHRYYGGCENIDSVEKTAAKEAAELFGADYAYVQPHAGCDANLVAYWAILSKTVETPTLEEMGVKSLAELNAEQFDILRKRFGNQRLMGLDYSCGGHLTHGYKMNVSARMFESHPYGVDRETGLLDYDAIEKQAMEVKPLILLTGFSAYPRKINFKKFREIADKCGAVLMVDMAHFAGLVAGKVFTGDYDPVKWADVVTTTTHKTLRGPRGALILCKKEFTDYVNKGCPMVLGGPLNHIVAAKAVAFKEAKTPAYQAYAQNVVKNAQALAAACIEKGMKLQTGGTDNHLMLVDVTTYGLTGKQAEAALFKCGVTANANALPYDKNGAWWTSGIRIGTPGLTTLGMNENDMKKVAEIIDLVLKGTKPGLTKDGKPAKGKIELDGSVQAKAEKEVQELLSKHVLYPELDLDFLKKEFVKGL is encoded by the coding sequence ATGCCTACTCCACTTGAAAACTATGTAAAGGAATGCGGCGGAAAACTGAATCCTGCCATGACTTCCTATGTTGCGAATCTTCAGCTTGTCTCTGATGTAGCCCCGGAAATTGCAGAAGACATTGTAAAGGAGCTTGCAACCCAGCGCCGGCATTTAAAGCTTGTTGCAAGTGAAAACTACTGCTCGCTCAATGTTCAGGCCGCAATGGGAAACCTTCTTACAGACAAATACGCGGAAGGATTTCCAGAGCACCGTTACTACGGCGGCTGCGAAAACATTGATTCAGTAGAAAAAACTGCCGCAAAAGAAGCCGCTGAGCTTTTTGGAGCAGACTACGCTTATGTTCAGCCTCATGCAGGATGCGATGCGAACCTTGTTGCTTACTGGGCGATTCTTTCAAAGACTGTTGAAACTCCGACTCTTGAGGAAATGGGCGTAAAGTCTCTTGCGGAGCTTAATGCCGAGCAGTTCGACATTCTGCGCAAAAGATTCGGCAACCAGCGTCTTATGGGACTTGACTATTCATGCGGCGGACACCTTACCCACGGATACAAGATGAATGTTTCAGCCCGTATGTTTGAAAGCCATCCTTACGGAGTTGACAGGGAAACTGGACTTTTGGACTATGACGCAATCGAAAAGCAGGCGATGGAAGTAAAGCCTCTTATTCTTCTTACAGGATTCAGCGCGTATCCAAGAAAAATCAACTTTAAGAAATTCCGCGAGATTGCAGACAAATGCGGAGCAGTTCTTATGGTGGACATGGCGCACTTTGCAGGACTTGTTGCAGGAAAAGTTTTCACAGGCGACTACGATCCTGTAAAATGGGCTGACGTTGTTACGACTACAACACACAAGACTTTACGCGGGCCACGCGGCGCGCTCATTCTTTGCAAGAAGGAATTCACAGACTATGTGAACAAAGGATGTCCTATGGTTCTAGGCGGACCTCTGAATCACATTGTCGCGGCAAAGGCTGTGGCTTTCAAAGAAGCAAAAACTCCTGCATATCAGGCTTATGCGCAGAACGTTGTAAAGAACGCCCAGGCTCTTGCTGCTGCCTGCATTGAAAAAGGAATGAAGCTTCAGACCGGCGGAACAGACAACCACCTTATGCTCGTTGACGTTACAACTTACGGACTTACAGGAAAACAGGCGGAAGCGGCTTTGTTCAAATGCGGTGTTACAGCAAACGCAAACGCTCTTCCTTATGACAAGAACGGCGCCTGGTGGACTTCTGGAATCCGTATTGGAACTCCGGGGCTTACAACTTTGGGCATGAATGAAAACGACATGAAGAAAGTCGCGGAAATTATTGACCTTGTTTTAAAAGGAACAAAACCTGGACTCACAAAAGACGGAAAGCCTGCAAAAGGAAAAATCGAGCTTGACGGTTCCGTTCAGGCTAAGGCGGAAAAAGAAGTCCAGGAGCTTCTTTCAAAACACGTTCTTTATCCAGAGCTTGACCTTGACTTTCTTAAAAAAGAATTTGTAAAAGGACTTTAA
- a CDS encoding type II toxin-antitoxin system YafQ family toxin produces MVEPKYQIKWTSQYKKDIKLAKKRHYKIEELQKVVFSLANALPLDEKYHDHELEGNWKNHRECHIKPDWLLIYQIKDDVLILELSRTGTHADLFKK; encoded by the coding sequence ATGGTAGAACCAAAATATCAAATCAAGTGGACTTCGCAATACAAAAAAGACATAAAACTTGCAAAAAAACGACATTACAAAATTGAAGAATTACAAAAAGTTGTCTTTTCGCTCGCAAACGCTCTTCCTCTCGATGAAAAATACCACGACCACGAGCTTGAGGGAAACTGGAAAAATCACCGTGAATGTCACATAAAACCGGACTGGCTTTTAATTTATCAGATAAAAGATGATGTGCTGATTCTTGAACTTTCACGCACAGGAACTCACGCTGATTTATTTAAAAAATAG
- a CDS encoding DNA cytosine methyltransferase has protein sequence MSKLNIVDMFCGGGGESTGLIEAAHDYNFDVNMSAINHWERAIETHSKNYPFAEHRCENVQHIQPQTLKASKNTDLMWASPGCQHLWKGLYLMN, from the coding sequence ATGAGCAAACTTAATATTGTTGATATGTTCTGTGGTGGCGGTGGTGAATCTACAGGACTTATAGAAGCTGCGCACGATTATAACTTTGATGTAAACATGAGCGCAATTAACCACTGGGAAAGAGCGATTGAAACGCATTCAAAGAATTATCCTTTTGCGGAACACCGTTGCGAAAATGTACAACACATACAGCCGCAAACACTGAAAGCAAGCAAAAACACTGATTTAATGTGGGCAAGCCCTGGATGTCAGCATTTATGGAAAGGATTGTATCTGATGAATTAA